The sequence CCCAAACCCTCTGCCGAAAAGAGCCAAAAGCTCGGAGTTGAGATGACCGAAGAAACAGTACAACAACCACCTAAGATTGAGTTTCCTTGCGCTGATTACCCAATCAAAATTATTGGCGACAATTGCGATAATTTTATTGAAGTCATTCTTGAAGTGATACAGCGCCATGCACCTGATCTTGATCCAGAGTCAGTTCGACGCCGTGACAGCAGTAAAGGCCGCTATTTATCAGTGCAAATCTGCATTGAT comes from Pseudomonas sp. C27(2019) and encodes:
- a CDS encoding DUF493 domain-containing protein, giving the protein MTEETVQQPPKIEFPCADYPIKIIGDNCDNFIEVILEVIQRHAPDLDPESVRRRDSSKGRYLSVQICIDAQSVEQLENINRDLRETGIVRMVL